A window of the Osmia lignaria lignaria isolate PbOS001 chromosome 2, iyOsmLign1, whole genome shotgun sequence genome harbors these coding sequences:
- the eya gene encoding eya transcriptional coactivator and phosphatase 2 isoform X2 translates to MLTEDNDPTKPAGVLDNAGNVSSSTEASVQHPRTTNNATEVKNEVQDCPENDSVPGGELYIDENAEEKEQEYPDSMEKADYSSLYGANQYYNSIYNSPPYGSATAGKNTSSLQSSYLTSYTSPSSMTQYSSYATYNSGTPNFPNVTQNISSSSQKLDYSAYSSSLYGNDRVPLQYSGYYPMHGYHATPASFNIGNLNFADSTKSALTLDATTHDASDLTARETANIEGNTIRATAKPCRRGRRQSGSGNSIGSADTTEAGPDRIFIWDLDETIVVFHSLLTGQFATKHRKDPNLLAQVAYRIEEMIFNLADTHFFFNDIEDCDQVHIDDVSSDDNGQDLSSYNFANDGFQCASTNNGICLASGVRGGVDWMRKLAFRYRKIKEIYSNYRNNVGGLLGAAKQEQWLQLRSEIEVLTDNWLTSAVKCLSLINKRSHCINILVTTTQLVPALSKVLLFGIGGIFPIENIYSASKIGKESCFGRVIARFGRRCTYVVIGDDSDEETAARAHNFPFWRINSHSDIQSLYNALEMGFL, encoded by the exons ATGTTAACCGAAGACAATGACCCGACAAAACCAGCAGGTGTTCTAGACAATGCTGGCAACGTGTCTTCATCCACAGAGGCCTCGGTACAGCACCCTCGTACCACAAACAATG CTACGGAAGTTAAGAACGAGGTGCAAGATTGCCCCGAGAACGACAGCGTGCCCGGTGGAGAATTATACATCGATGAAAATGCCGAGGAAAAGGAGCAAGAATATCCCGATTCTATGGAAAAGGCCGACTACAGTTCATTGTACGGAGCCAATCAATACTATAACAG TATATACAACTCACCCCCGTATGGATCAGCTACAGCTGGGAAGAACACTTCGAGTTTGCAAAGTTCTTACCTGACCTCGTATACGTCACCAAGTTCAATGACTCAATACTCGTCCTACGCTACTTACAACAGCGGCACACCGAATTTTCCCAACGTAACCCAAAATATATCGTCCTCTTCTCAG AAGCTAGATTATAGCGCCTACAGTAGCAGTTTATACGGAAACGACAGGGTACCATTACAGTATTCCGGATATTACCCAATGCATGGGTACCACGCGACACCGGCCTCCTTTAACATTGGGAATCTAAATTTTGCTG ATTCGACAAAGTCTGCACTCACGTTGGACGCAACGACTCACGATGCCAGCGATCTAACCGCAAGAGAAACCGCAAACATCGAAGGTAACACGATTC GGGCGACGGCGAAACCTTGTAGACGCGGAAGGCGTCAAAGCGGAAGTGGAAACAGTATAGGTTCCGCAGACACGACAGAAGCCGGTCCTGACCGGATATTCATTTGGGACCTGGACGAAACCATAGTTGTGTTTCACTCGTTGCTCACCGGACAATTTGCAACGAAGCACCGTAAGGATCCTAACCTTCTGGCCCAAGTTGCCTACAGAATAGAGGAGATGATATTTAATTTGGCTGATactcatttctttttcaatgatATCGAG GACTGTGACCAAGTACACATCGACGACGTATCATCAGATGATAACGGGCAGGACCTGTCTTCTTACAACTTTGCGAACGATGGTTTCCAATGTGCGTCTACAAACAACGGTATATGCTTGGCTTCCGGTGTTAGGGGTGGTGTGGATTGGATGAGAAAACTGGCATTCCGTTatcgaaaaataaaagagatttACAGTAATTACCGGAACAACGTTGGCGGCTTATTAGGTGCGGCGAAACAAGAACAGTGGCTGCAATTACGATCAGAGATCGAAGTATTGACCGACAATTGGCTAACCTCTGCGGTGAAGTGTTTGAGTCTTATCAATAAAAGAAGTCACTGCATTAATATTCTTGTTACGACTACGCAGTTGGTACCGGCTCTTTCGAAAGTGCTGCTTTTCGGAATTGGTGGAATATTtccaattgaaaatatttattctgcCTCGAAAATCG gAAAAGAAAGTTGTTTTGGAAGAGTAATAGCACGATTCGGTCGAAGATGCACTTACGTAGTGATAGGCGACGATTCGGACGAAGAAACGGCAGCACGTGCCCATAACTTCCCATTTTGGAGAATAAATAGTCATTCGGACATACAGTCATTGTACAACGCCTTAGAAATGGGATTTCTTTAA
- the 26-29-p gene encoding C1 family peptidase 26-29-p translates to MWFSKLLICIFECFRNIKMRVFTIIFSLIIIGNFDIEAVKSPTFSTSYTAKGTLYIPYAEIREPFYAWYDGKSGSSRIDYYGGMVKTFQLSGKGSYGISIKIAPITTESILNEETCLEVNGTSQLKIQPQTIIPDTLGMECIGEEIVNGLLCEKWRLVESINEKINKYTLWIRYKKSPRIPQFKEPIPVKYEMRGFNSLLGSHYDHYYLDYDWYSAETPSSEVFEIGENLTCVSFPGPGDKHIYTFNPMREFVHNYDAHMHEAFENFKMAHNKEYISEVDELARKEVFRQNLRFIHSTNRANKDYQLDVNHLVDRTDLELKALRGKQYTKGYNGGQPFPYNTEEVTEVPDSLDWRLYGAVTPVKDQSVCGSCWSFGTTGAVEGAYYLKYGKLVRLSQQALIDCSWGFGNNGCDGGEDFRSYQWIMKHGGLPAEDEYGGYLGQDGYCHVNNVTRAAKITGYVNVTSGDPNALKIAIAKHGPVSVAIDAAHKTFSFYSHGVYYDSACGNTEEALDHAVLAVGYGQLNGKDYWLIKNSWSNYWGNDGYILMSQEKNNCGVLTTPTYVTM, encoded by the exons ATGTGGTTTTCTAAacttttaatttgcattttcgaatgtttcag AAACATAAAAATGCGTGTTTTCActataattttctctttgatAATAATAG GTAATTTTGATATTGAGGCTGTTAAATCTCCAACATTTAGCACTAGTTACACAGCAAAGGGAACCTTGTATATCCCATATGCTGAAATTCGAGAACCATTTTATGCATGGTATGATGGTAAAAGTGGATCTAGCAGAATAGATTATTATGGAG GAATGGTGAAAACTTTCCAACTGTCAGGTAAAGGATCTTATGGAATAAGTATAAAAATTGCTCCGATCACTACAGAAAGTATTTTAAACGAAGAAACATGTCTTGAAGTAAATGGTACTAGCCAATTGAAGATTCAGCCTCAAACCATTATTCCAGATACCTTAGGAATGGAG TGTATTGGGGAAGAAATAGTTAATGGATTATTATGTGAAAAATGGAGGCTTGTAGAAAGTATTAACgagaaaataaacaaatatacTCTTTGGATAAGATATAAg AAATCTCCTCGCATACCTCAATTTAAAGAACCAATTCCTGTAAAGTATGAAATGAGAGGATTTAATAGCCTCTTGGGTTCTCACTATGATCATTACTATTTGGATTATGATTGGTACTCTGCTGAGACACCTAGTTCAGAAGTGTTTGAAATTGGGGAAA ATTTAACGTGCGTTAGTTTCCCTGGACCCGGAGACAAACACATATATACATTCAATCCTATGCGTGAATTCGTTCATAATTACGACGCACATATGCACGAAGCGTTCGAAAATTTCAAGATGGCTCATAACAAGGAATACATAAGTGAAGTAGACGAATTGGCACGCAAAGAAGTTTTCAGACAGAATTTAAG ATTTATTCATTCGACCAATCGCGCTAATAAGGACTATCAATTAGATGTTAACCATTTAGTAGATCGTACTGATTTAGAATTAAAAGCTTTACGTGGTAAACAATATACCAAAGGCTATAATGGAGGACAACCTTTCCCTTATAATACTGAAGAAGTGACCGAAGTTCCAGATTCTTTAGACTGGAGGCTTTATGGGGCTGTTACTCCTGTTAAAG ATCAATCTGTTTGTGGCTCTTGTTGGAGTTTTGGTACAACAGGTGCCGTCGAAGGcgcttattatttgaaatatggaAAATTAGTACGCTTATCTCAACAG GCTCTTATTGACTGTTCATGGGGTTTTGGAAATAATGGCTGTGATGGTGGTGAAGATTTTCGATCTTATCAGTGGATCATGAAACATGGAGGTCTCCCCGCAGAGGATGAATACGGTGGTTATCTTGGACAG gatgGTTATTGTCATGTTAATAACGTTACAAGGGCAGCTAAGATTACTGGTTACGTGAATGTTACATCTGGAGATCCCAATGCTTTGAAAATTGCCATTGCGAAGCACGGACCAGTTTCAGTCGCAATTGATGCTGCTCATAAAACATTTTCATTCTATTCTCACGGTGTATATTATGATTCAGCCTGTg GTAATACAGAAGAAGCATTGGATCATGCAGTTTTAGCTGTTGGTTACGGTCAACTGAATGGAAAAGATTATTGGTTGATCAAGAATTCATGGTCAAATTACTGGGGTAATGATGGTTACATTCTTATGTCtcaagaaaagaataattgtggAGTATTAACAACACCAACATATGTTACCATGTAA
- the eya gene encoding eya transcriptional coactivator and phosphatase 2 isoform X4: MLTEDNDPTKPAGVLDNAGNVSSSTEASVQHPRTTNNATEVKNEVQDCPENDSVPGGELYIDENAEEKEQEYPDSMEKADYSSLYGANQYYNSIYNSPPYGSATAGKNTSSLQSSYLTSYTSPSSMTQYSSYATYNSGTPNFPNVTQNISSSSQKLDYSAYSSSLYGNDRVPLQYSGYYPMHGYHATPASFNIGNLNFADSTKSALTLDATTHDASDLTARETANIEGATAKPCRRGRRQSGSGNSIGSADTTEAGPDRIFIWDLDETIVVFHSLLTGQFATKHRKDPNLLAQVAYRIEEMIFNLADTHFFFNDIEDCDQVHIDDVSSDDNGQDLSSYNFANDGFQCASTNNGICLASGVRGGVDWMRKLAFRYRKIKEIYSNYRNNVGGLLGAAKQEQWLQLRSEIEVLTDNWLTSAVKCLSLINKRSHCINILVTTTQLVPALSKVLLFGIGGIFPIENIYSASKIGKESCFGRVIARFGRRCTYVVIGDDSDEETAARAHNFPFWRINSHSDIQSLYNALEMGFL; encoded by the exons ATGTTAACCGAAGACAATGACCCGACAAAACCAGCAGGTGTTCTAGACAATGCTGGCAACGTGTCTTCATCCACAGAGGCCTCGGTACAGCACCCTCGTACCACAAACAATG CTACGGAAGTTAAGAACGAGGTGCAAGATTGCCCCGAGAACGACAGCGTGCCCGGTGGAGAATTATACATCGATGAAAATGCCGAGGAAAAGGAGCAAGAATATCCCGATTCTATGGAAAAGGCCGACTACAGTTCATTGTACGGAGCCAATCAATACTATAACAG TATATACAACTCACCCCCGTATGGATCAGCTACAGCTGGGAAGAACACTTCGAGTTTGCAAAGTTCTTACCTGACCTCGTATACGTCACCAAGTTCAATGACTCAATACTCGTCCTACGCTACTTACAACAGCGGCACACCGAATTTTCCCAACGTAACCCAAAATATATCGTCCTCTTCTCAG AAGCTAGATTATAGCGCCTACAGTAGCAGTTTATACGGAAACGACAGGGTACCATTACAGTATTCCGGATATTACCCAATGCATGGGTACCACGCGACACCGGCCTCCTTTAACATTGGGAATCTAAATTTTGCTG ATTCGACAAAGTCTGCACTCACGTTGGACGCAACGACTCACGATGCCAGCGATCTAACCGCAAGAGAAACCGCAAACATCGAAG GGGCGACGGCGAAACCTTGTAGACGCGGAAGGCGTCAAAGCGGAAGTGGAAACAGTATAGGTTCCGCAGACACGACAGAAGCCGGTCCTGACCGGATATTCATTTGGGACCTGGACGAAACCATAGTTGTGTTTCACTCGTTGCTCACCGGACAATTTGCAACGAAGCACCGTAAGGATCCTAACCTTCTGGCCCAAGTTGCCTACAGAATAGAGGAGATGATATTTAATTTGGCTGATactcatttctttttcaatgatATCGAG GACTGTGACCAAGTACACATCGACGACGTATCATCAGATGATAACGGGCAGGACCTGTCTTCTTACAACTTTGCGAACGATGGTTTCCAATGTGCGTCTACAAACAACGGTATATGCTTGGCTTCCGGTGTTAGGGGTGGTGTGGATTGGATGAGAAAACTGGCATTCCGTTatcgaaaaataaaagagatttACAGTAATTACCGGAACAACGTTGGCGGCTTATTAGGTGCGGCGAAACAAGAACAGTGGCTGCAATTACGATCAGAGATCGAAGTATTGACCGACAATTGGCTAACCTCTGCGGTGAAGTGTTTGAGTCTTATCAATAAAAGAAGTCACTGCATTAATATTCTTGTTACGACTACGCAGTTGGTACCGGCTCTTTCGAAAGTGCTGCTTTTCGGAATTGGTGGAATATTtccaattgaaaatatttattctgcCTCGAAAATCG gAAAAGAAAGTTGTTTTGGAAGAGTAATAGCACGATTCGGTCGAAGATGCACTTACGTAGTGATAGGCGACGATTCGGACGAAGAAACGGCAGCACGTGCCCATAACTTCCCATTTTGGAGAATAAATAGTCATTCGGACATACAGTCATTGTACAACGCCTTAGAAATGGGATTTCTTTAA
- the eya gene encoding eya transcriptional coactivator and phosphatase 2 isoform X1, whose protein sequence is MLTEDNDPTKPAGVLDNAGNVSSSTEASVQHPRTTNNATEVKNEVQDCPENDSVPGGELYIDENAEEKEQEYPDSMEKADYSSLYGANQYYNSIYNSPPYGSATAGKNTSSLQSSYLTSYTSPSSMTQYSSYATYNSGTPNFPNVTQNISSSSQKLDYSAYSSSLYGNDRVPLQYSGYYPMHGYHATPASFNIGNLNFAEDSTKSALTLDATTHDASDLTARETANIEGNTIRATAKPCRRGRRQSGSGNSIGSADTTEAGPDRIFIWDLDETIVVFHSLLTGQFATKHRKDPNLLAQVAYRIEEMIFNLADTHFFFNDIEDCDQVHIDDVSSDDNGQDLSSYNFANDGFQCASTNNGICLASGVRGGVDWMRKLAFRYRKIKEIYSNYRNNVGGLLGAAKQEQWLQLRSEIEVLTDNWLTSAVKCLSLINKRSHCINILVTTTQLVPALSKVLLFGIGGIFPIENIYSASKIGKESCFGRVIARFGRRCTYVVIGDDSDEETAARAHNFPFWRINSHSDIQSLYNALEMGFL, encoded by the exons ATGTTAACCGAAGACAATGACCCGACAAAACCAGCAGGTGTTCTAGACAATGCTGGCAACGTGTCTTCATCCACAGAGGCCTCGGTACAGCACCCTCGTACCACAAACAATG CTACGGAAGTTAAGAACGAGGTGCAAGATTGCCCCGAGAACGACAGCGTGCCCGGTGGAGAATTATACATCGATGAAAATGCCGAGGAAAAGGAGCAAGAATATCCCGATTCTATGGAAAAGGCCGACTACAGTTCATTGTACGGAGCCAATCAATACTATAACAG TATATACAACTCACCCCCGTATGGATCAGCTACAGCTGGGAAGAACACTTCGAGTTTGCAAAGTTCTTACCTGACCTCGTATACGTCACCAAGTTCAATGACTCAATACTCGTCCTACGCTACTTACAACAGCGGCACACCGAATTTTCCCAACGTAACCCAAAATATATCGTCCTCTTCTCAG AAGCTAGATTATAGCGCCTACAGTAGCAGTTTATACGGAAACGACAGGGTACCATTACAGTATTCCGGATATTACCCAATGCATGGGTACCACGCGACACCGGCCTCCTTTAACATTGGGAATCTAAATTTTGCTG AAGATTCGACAAAGTCTGCACTCACGTTGGACGCAACGACTCACGATGCCAGCGATCTAACCGCAAGAGAAACCGCAAACATCGAAGGTAACACGATTC GGGCGACGGCGAAACCTTGTAGACGCGGAAGGCGTCAAAGCGGAAGTGGAAACAGTATAGGTTCCGCAGACACGACAGAAGCCGGTCCTGACCGGATATTCATTTGGGACCTGGACGAAACCATAGTTGTGTTTCACTCGTTGCTCACCGGACAATTTGCAACGAAGCACCGTAAGGATCCTAACCTTCTGGCCCAAGTTGCCTACAGAATAGAGGAGATGATATTTAATTTGGCTGATactcatttctttttcaatgatATCGAG GACTGTGACCAAGTACACATCGACGACGTATCATCAGATGATAACGGGCAGGACCTGTCTTCTTACAACTTTGCGAACGATGGTTTCCAATGTGCGTCTACAAACAACGGTATATGCTTGGCTTCCGGTGTTAGGGGTGGTGTGGATTGGATGAGAAAACTGGCATTCCGTTatcgaaaaataaaagagatttACAGTAATTACCGGAACAACGTTGGCGGCTTATTAGGTGCGGCGAAACAAGAACAGTGGCTGCAATTACGATCAGAGATCGAAGTATTGACCGACAATTGGCTAACCTCTGCGGTGAAGTGTTTGAGTCTTATCAATAAAAGAAGTCACTGCATTAATATTCTTGTTACGACTACGCAGTTGGTACCGGCTCTTTCGAAAGTGCTGCTTTTCGGAATTGGTGGAATATTtccaattgaaaatatttattctgcCTCGAAAATCG gAAAAGAAAGTTGTTTTGGAAGAGTAATAGCACGATTCGGTCGAAGATGCACTTACGTAGTGATAGGCGACGATTCGGACGAAGAAACGGCAGCACGTGCCCATAACTTCCCATTTTGGAGAATAAATAGTCATTCGGACATACAGTCATTGTACAACGCCTTAGAAATGGGATTTCTTTAA
- the eya gene encoding eya transcriptional coactivator and phosphatase 2 isoform X3: MLTEDNDPTKPAGVLDNAGNVSSSTEASVQHPRTTNNATEVKNEVQDCPENDSVPGGELYIDENAEEKEQEYPDSMEKADYSSLYGANQYYNSIYNSPPYGSATAGKNTSSLQSSYLTSYTSPSSMTQYSSYATYNSGTPNFPNVTQNISSSSQKLDYSAYSSSLYGNDRVPLQYSGYYPMHGYHATPASFNIGNLNFAEDSTKSALTLDATTHDASDLTARETANIEGATAKPCRRGRRQSGSGNSIGSADTTEAGPDRIFIWDLDETIVVFHSLLTGQFATKHRKDPNLLAQVAYRIEEMIFNLADTHFFFNDIEDCDQVHIDDVSSDDNGQDLSSYNFANDGFQCASTNNGICLASGVRGGVDWMRKLAFRYRKIKEIYSNYRNNVGGLLGAAKQEQWLQLRSEIEVLTDNWLTSAVKCLSLINKRSHCINILVTTTQLVPALSKVLLFGIGGIFPIENIYSASKIGKESCFGRVIARFGRRCTYVVIGDDSDEETAARAHNFPFWRINSHSDIQSLYNALEMGFL; encoded by the exons ATGTTAACCGAAGACAATGACCCGACAAAACCAGCAGGTGTTCTAGACAATGCTGGCAACGTGTCTTCATCCACAGAGGCCTCGGTACAGCACCCTCGTACCACAAACAATG CTACGGAAGTTAAGAACGAGGTGCAAGATTGCCCCGAGAACGACAGCGTGCCCGGTGGAGAATTATACATCGATGAAAATGCCGAGGAAAAGGAGCAAGAATATCCCGATTCTATGGAAAAGGCCGACTACAGTTCATTGTACGGAGCCAATCAATACTATAACAG TATATACAACTCACCCCCGTATGGATCAGCTACAGCTGGGAAGAACACTTCGAGTTTGCAAAGTTCTTACCTGACCTCGTATACGTCACCAAGTTCAATGACTCAATACTCGTCCTACGCTACTTACAACAGCGGCACACCGAATTTTCCCAACGTAACCCAAAATATATCGTCCTCTTCTCAG AAGCTAGATTATAGCGCCTACAGTAGCAGTTTATACGGAAACGACAGGGTACCATTACAGTATTCCGGATATTACCCAATGCATGGGTACCACGCGACACCGGCCTCCTTTAACATTGGGAATCTAAATTTTGCTG AAGATTCGACAAAGTCTGCACTCACGTTGGACGCAACGACTCACGATGCCAGCGATCTAACCGCAAGAGAAACCGCAAACATCGAAG GGGCGACGGCGAAACCTTGTAGACGCGGAAGGCGTCAAAGCGGAAGTGGAAACAGTATAGGTTCCGCAGACACGACAGAAGCCGGTCCTGACCGGATATTCATTTGGGACCTGGACGAAACCATAGTTGTGTTTCACTCGTTGCTCACCGGACAATTTGCAACGAAGCACCGTAAGGATCCTAACCTTCTGGCCCAAGTTGCCTACAGAATAGAGGAGATGATATTTAATTTGGCTGATactcatttctttttcaatgatATCGAG GACTGTGACCAAGTACACATCGACGACGTATCATCAGATGATAACGGGCAGGACCTGTCTTCTTACAACTTTGCGAACGATGGTTTCCAATGTGCGTCTACAAACAACGGTATATGCTTGGCTTCCGGTGTTAGGGGTGGTGTGGATTGGATGAGAAAACTGGCATTCCGTTatcgaaaaataaaagagatttACAGTAATTACCGGAACAACGTTGGCGGCTTATTAGGTGCGGCGAAACAAGAACAGTGGCTGCAATTACGATCAGAGATCGAAGTATTGACCGACAATTGGCTAACCTCTGCGGTGAAGTGTTTGAGTCTTATCAATAAAAGAAGTCACTGCATTAATATTCTTGTTACGACTACGCAGTTGGTACCGGCTCTTTCGAAAGTGCTGCTTTTCGGAATTGGTGGAATATTtccaattgaaaatatttattctgcCTCGAAAATCG gAAAAGAAAGTTGTTTTGGAAGAGTAATAGCACGATTCGGTCGAAGATGCACTTACGTAGTGATAGGCGACGATTCGGACGAAGAAACGGCAGCACGTGCCCATAACTTCCCATTTTGGAGAATAAATAGTCATTCGGACATACAGTCATTGTACAACGCCTTAGAAATGGGATTTCTTTAA